The following coding sequences lie in one Klebsiella huaxiensis genomic window:
- the rpoS gene encoding RNA polymerase sigma factor RpoS, whose protein sequence is MSQNTLKVHDLNEDAEFDENGVEVFDEKTLVEEEPSDSDLAEEELLSQGATQRVLDATQLYLGEIGYSPLLTAEEEVYFARRALRGDVASRRRMIESNLRLVVKIARRYGNRGLALLDLIEEGNLGLIRAVEKFDPERGFRFSTYATWWIRQTIERAIMNQTRTIRLPIHIVKELNVYLRTARELSHKLDHEPSAEEIAEQLDKPVDDVSRMLRLNERITSVDTPLGGDSEKALLDILADEKDNGPEDTTQDDDMKQSIVKWLFELNAKQREVLARRFGLLGYEAATLEDVGREIGLTRERVRQIQVEGLRRLREILQGQGLNIEALFRE, encoded by the coding sequence ATGAGTCAGAATACGCTGAAAGTTCATGATTTAAATGAAGACGCGGAATTTGATGAGAACGGAGTCGAGGTTTTTGACGAAAAAACCTTAGTTGAAGAGGAACCCAGTGATAGCGATCTGGCTGAAGAAGAGCTTCTTTCGCAGGGAGCAACCCAACGGGTGCTCGATGCGACGCAACTCTACCTCGGTGAGATTGGTTATTCCCCACTGCTGACCGCCGAAGAAGAGGTTTATTTTGCTCGTCGCGCGCTGCGTGGTGACGTTGCGTCACGCCGCCGGATGATTGAAAGTAACCTGCGTCTGGTTGTCAAGATAGCCCGTCGTTACGGCAATCGTGGTCTGGCTCTGCTGGATCTGATTGAAGAAGGTAACCTGGGGCTGATTCGCGCAGTTGAGAAGTTTGACCCGGAACGTGGGTTCCGTTTTTCGACTTATGCGACCTGGTGGATTCGTCAAACGATTGAACGGGCGATAATGAACCAAACCCGTACCATTCGCTTACCTATCCATATTGTTAAAGAGCTGAACGTCTATCTGCGTACCGCACGCGAGTTGTCCCATAAGCTGGACCACGAGCCAAGCGCGGAAGAGATTGCCGAACAGCTGGATAAGCCAGTTGATGACGTGAGCAGGATGCTGCGTTTGAACGAGCGCATTACCTCGGTGGATACTCCGCTGGGTGGTGATTCGGAGAAAGCGCTGCTGGATATCCTGGCCGATGAAAAAGACAATGGCCCGGAAGACACCACGCAGGACGATGATATGAAACAATCCATCGTCAAATGGTTGTTCGAACTGAACGCCAAGCAGCGTGAAGTGTTGGCTCGTCGCTTTGGTCTGCTGGGTTATGAAGCCGCAACGCTTGAGGATGTGGGCCGTGAAATTGGTCTGACCCGCGAACGCGTGCGTCAAATCCAGGTTGAGGGTCTGCGCCGCCTGCGGGAAATTCTGCAAGGCCAGGGGCTAAACATCGAAGCGCTGTTCCGCGAGTAA
- the nlpD gene encoding murein hydrolase activator NlpD, with product MSAGSPKFTLSRIAALSLVSLWLAGCSSSNNAPAPVSSAGGASSSSTNSGMLITPPSNTGSSTVPQARPVQTQPVQTQPTQIQPMAQQPVQTVDGKIVYNRKYGDIPKGSYTGGSTYTVKRGDTLFYIAWVTGNDFRDLAQRNNIPAPYGLNVGQTLQVGNASGQPITGDNAVAQASAQASSGGMLTANSAQKSTAVVASQPTITYSESSGEQSANKMLPNNKPATTTTTVAPVTAPTVSTTQSTASSTSTSSPISSWRWPTDGKVIENFSGSEGGNKGIDIAGSKGQAIVATADGRVVYAGNALRGYGNLIIIKHNDDYLSAYAHNDTMLVKEQQDIKAGQKIATMGSTGTSSTRLHFEIRYKGKSVNPLQYLPQR from the coding sequence ATGAGCGCGGGAAGCCCAAAATTTACCTTAAGTCGCATTGCGGCTTTATCACTGGTGTCACTCTGGCTGGCAGGCTGTAGCAGCTCCAATAATGCGCCAGCGCCGGTCAGTTCGGCTGGCGGTGCTTCATCTTCCAGTACCAATTCCGGAATGCTGATCACGCCGCCGTCAAATACCGGTTCTTCCACCGTTCCACAGGCGCGCCCGGTACAAACTCAACCGGTACAGACGCAGCCTACCCAGATTCAGCCGATGGCCCAGCAGCCGGTACAAACGGTTGATGGCAAGATTGTCTACAACCGCAAATATGGCGATATTCCTAAGGGTAGCTATACCGGAGGTAGTACTTATACGGTTAAACGCGGCGATACGCTGTTCTATATTGCATGGGTCACCGGGAACGACTTCCGCGACCTGGCTCAGCGTAATAATATCCCGGCACCGTACGGTTTGAACGTCGGCCAGACGCTTCAGGTCGGCAACGCGTCAGGCCAGCCGATCACCGGTGATAACGCTGTTGCACAGGCTAGTGCGCAGGCCAGCAGCGGTGGGATGCTGACCGCAAATTCTGCACAAAAATCGACCGCGGTGGTTGCGTCACAACCAACTATTACGTATTCTGAATCTTCAGGTGAACAGAGTGCTAATAAGATGTTGCCGAACAACAAGCCTGCGACGACGACTACAACCGTCGCGCCAGTTACGGCTCCAACTGTCAGCACAACCCAATCGACTGCAAGCAGTACGTCAACCAGTTCGCCGATCTCTTCATGGCGCTGGCCGACTGATGGCAAAGTTATCGAGAACTTTAGTGGCTCCGAAGGAGGCAACAAAGGTATCGATATTGCAGGCAGTAAAGGACAGGCTATTGTCGCGACCGCAGATGGGCGCGTCGTCTATGCCGGTAACGCACTGCGCGGTTACGGTAATCTTATTATCATCAAACACAACGATGATTACCTGAGCGCCTACGCTCATAACGATACGATGCTGGTAAAAGAGCAACAAGATATCAAAGCGGGGCAGAAAATCGCTACCATGGGTAGCACAGGTACAAGTTCGACACGTTTGCATTTTGAAATTCGTTACAAGGGGAAATCCGTCAACCCGCTGCAGTATTTACCGCAGCGATAA
- a CDS encoding MFS transporter, which produces MTYRSKVATVFLLGFFLDLINMFIASVAFPAMSQALHASVGELAWVSNGYIAGLTLVLPFSAWLSQRFGARRIFLLSLSLFSVGALASGQADSLTSLVLWRALQGMGGGLLIPIGQALTWQQFKPHERAKLSAAVMMVGLLAPACSPALGGVLVQSLSWRWVFFVSLPLAFITHGLAAAWLKDENNTPRTCRFLHLPLLRDPLLRFSMLVYLCVPGTFIGINVVGMFYLQNVTGLSPSTIGSLMLPWSLASFVAISVTGRYFNRLGPRPLIATGCLLQAAGILLLVGVNPHTACSTLILAFTLMGAGGSLCSSSAQSSAFLNVANPDMPDASALWNINRQLSFLIGSAVLAALLSALLRYYPTALAWRGVFITAAVVTLVPLLNCLRFNNRAIVMHLQSKMENQ; this is translated from the coding sequence ATGACGTATCGCAGCAAGGTCGCAACCGTTTTTCTGCTTGGTTTCTTTCTCGACTTAATCAATATGTTTATCGCCAGCGTCGCCTTTCCAGCGATGAGTCAGGCGCTGCACGCATCGGTGGGCGAACTGGCGTGGGTGAGCAATGGCTATATCGCCGGACTCACTCTTGTACTGCCTTTCAGCGCCTGGCTCAGCCAGCGATTTGGTGCCCGGCGCATCTTTTTGCTTTCACTGAGCCTGTTCAGCGTCGGGGCGCTGGCTTCAGGACAGGCTGATTCGCTGACAAGCCTTGTGCTGTGGCGCGCGTTGCAGGGGATGGGCGGCGGGCTGTTGATTCCAATAGGTCAGGCGCTGACATGGCAGCAGTTTAAGCCTCACGAGCGGGCTAAACTTTCCGCTGCGGTGATGATGGTCGGCTTGTTGGCTCCGGCATGTTCTCCGGCCTTGGGCGGAGTATTAGTCCAATCACTTAGCTGGCGGTGGGTTTTCTTTGTCAGCCTGCCGCTCGCATTCATCACGCATGGCCTGGCCGCAGCCTGGCTGAAGGATGAGAACAACACCCCGCGAACGTGTCGTTTCCTACATCTCCCTTTATTGCGCGATCCGCTGCTGCGTTTTTCAATGCTGGTGTATCTCTGCGTACCGGGGACGTTTATTGGCATTAACGTTGTCGGGATGTTTTATTTGCAAAACGTCACCGGATTATCACCTTCCACCATCGGCTCTCTGATGCTGCCGTGGTCGCTGGCCTCGTTTGTCGCTATCTCGGTAACCGGTCGTTATTTTAATCGTCTTGGCCCGCGCCCGTTAATTGCTACGGGCTGCCTGCTACAGGCAGCTGGGATCCTCTTATTGGTCGGCGTGAATCCACATACCGCCTGCAGTACGCTAATACTGGCATTTACCTTAATGGGCGCAGGCGGCAGCTTGTGCAGCAGTTCAGCGCAGAGCAGCGCGTTTCTTAACGTGGCGAACCCTGATATGCCGGACGCCAGCGCGCTGTGGAATATCAATCGCCAGCTTAGCTTCCTGATTGGCTCAGCAGTACTGGCTGCGTTGCTTAGCGCCCTTCTGCGTTACTACCCAACGGCGCTGGCCTGGCGCGGCGTATTTATCACCGCCGCCGTGGTTACCCTCGTGCCGCTACTGAACTGCCTGAGGTTTAATAACCGGGCGATAGTCATGCACCTACAGAGCAAAATGGAGAACCAATGA
- a CDS encoding DUF4440 domain-containing protein, whose amino-acid sequence MNRYIQEVLDAHVVIENWLSRGEGSIEALMLRFSADFTMIPTSGIRMSHQEVSAFFKGASTRRPGLKIVVDSAALLAEWQDGAAVEYRETQYLPGKVKSVRWSTVIFRLQEEKVVWLHLHETAQG is encoded by the coding sequence ATGAATCGCTATATCCAGGAAGTACTCGACGCGCACGTAGTCATCGAAAACTGGCTAAGTCGGGGTGAAGGGAGCATAGAGGCGTTAATGCTCCGTTTTAGCGCCGATTTTACGATGATCCCAACAAGCGGCATTCGGATGAGCCATCAGGAAGTTAGCGCCTTTTTCAAGGGTGCCAGCACCAGACGACCGGGTTTAAAGATTGTCGTTGATAGTGCAGCCCTGCTCGCCGAGTGGCAAGATGGCGCAGCAGTTGAGTATCGTGAAACCCAATATCTACCCGGTAAAGTGAAGAGCGTGCGCTGGTCGACAGTCATCTTCCGCCTGCAAGAGGAAAAGGTTGTTTGGCTGCATCTGCACGAAACGGCTCAGGGATAG